ATGGTACTAAtttaatatatgtaaatgtgtgaatgccggtttctttgtttttattgtttaagCCAAGGTGAGGTGATCCAATTATAGATGCAAACGGAGAGTTTGGAATCGATCTGTCTGGGTTGGATGAATAGGGAAGCCTGAATTGGTTTTTTGAGTCTGTCTCCTTGCACACCTCTGTGCTATAGTGTCTTAAATACTTATGGTATATTTAGTAGACTGCTAGACCagttggggagggggggagttGAACCGTGTTGGTATGTAAcaattttttgtattgtaacaTTATTACTTGATtagaataaattgtattactttggaatgTCGATTACTGCGGCATTCATCTTCATACTCGAGCTCTTAGGGCTGCTAGTAATTTCACGCACACAAATCTAAATGACCAGACATGGTATTATCTGGGTTCTGGATTTTCAAAGCAGTCTGGTTAGGCCCAGGAACTCATGACATTGTCTTGTCATCCCTGATCCATGGGTTTTCGTGACATTCTGTGTAGCCTCAGGAACACACGCCCTTTTTACTGTGTGGTTCGTGTTTAATGACCTACACCTTATGGGTGCTTACGATAACTGATAGAGGCACACACCCGTATATAAATCAAAGTGACCACACTGGTCATCCATGAGTTCCGGGTTGTTACACCGTCCCTTGTTTTCtggacttgactgatgaggagcatcGAGGATAACGTAACGTGCGCCGTGAAACACATgatctttcaaatgtttgtctCGTGCCTAAAGATTAGCTACATTCCAGCATATCATTGTCATTTATGATTGCATATGTTTACGACCAATAGATTCTTATTTGACCAGTTTTGCTACCTGTCCACTCTGTAGCATTTGAAGGGGTTCACTTTATTCCCACCATTCtacaaaacacatctttttttttttatgggattcacattcaactgtaggtcataacagaatggcataatcataaaacaaaacatggcaacaaagatttttttttatttgctgaaCCCTGTTCAGAAGTCTGCATACGCTTatttcttaatacagtgtattgccccctttagcatcaatgacagcgtgcagtctttcctaatagttgtctatgaggccctgagttcttgcaggtggtatagctgacCATTTGTCTTTGGTTGTTTTGcctgaaccgcacgtttgagatctacccagagtggcttgatgatgtTGATCCAgaactttcacctttttctgctgtaaccactggagggtcaacttgaccttgtgcttagggtcattgtcatgctggaaagtccaagagcgtcccatttCGTGCAAAATAATACACATTGTCTGctagtattttctgattacatgcTGCAATCATCTTGCCGTaagttttcacaagattcccagtggggatggtattctgttcactataggctttgttgacccctttccaaacatagcTGTAACCATAAagctccaaattacagtgttgtCGGCCTAttttaaccaggcttttttgtggcattggcacaataaaggcttctttcggacaactcaaccatgcagctcatttttgttcaagtatcgtcgtattgtgctccttgaaacaaccacattgtctttttccagagcagcctgtatttctggTGAGGTGacctgtgggtttttgtttgtatcccgaacaatttttCTGGCAGAAatttttcttggtctacctgaccttggcttggtaccAAGAgttccctgaattttccacttcttaataagtgattgaatatTAAATGGCTTCTTATGATTACTATCcttaaattcattttttttgcatgatcagtcatattttcaaaatcaatgccaaaatgtcacaatttctgccagggtatgcaaacttatgagcacaactgtaggtgtcaccccccctcccctgtgaTGCCGAGGGCGCGGAGGTgtcaccccccctcccctgtgaTGCCGAGGGCGCGGAGGTGTCACCCCTGCTCCTGTGTTGCAGAGCTGTGGTTCCCAACCACAGGTAGCAGTACTTAGCCTATCTGACAACTCATGAGACCATAGGCTCAATTGTAAAATCTACATGAGGGGTACATCAGGAGCGCTCGGTGAAGGGCTAAATTAATTTGGTTTTACTGTAGCTGGTGAAGGTTGGGAATCACTGAGTTGAGGACGCGTATCTCTATTGTGATATTGATGAcatgcatctctctctctctctctctctctctctctctctcccccgcctCCCCCCTGCAGAATATGCCCAGGTGATTAAGATGTTGGGTAATGGGAGGTTGGAAGCCATGTGTTTTGATGGAGTGAAACGGCTCTGCCACATCCGAGGGAAGCTCAGGAAAAAGGTCTCgtacatactcacacacacacaccatccaatTTTACTAACATAACTCGTACCCTTTCCTCCCAGAATCCCTTAACTTAGTCCAGTGTTTACCCCCAGCATCATTATAACTGTAAACCTGGTTTTGGAATTGGTGTAAGAAACAGTTCCTCTCTggcaggtttttattttatttttctcggTTCAATATCATTCCAGGTGTGGATTAACACATCAGATATCATCTTGGTGGGATTGAGAGATTACCAGGTGAGATGACCAGCGCCTTCACAGCTGCTGCTTTTGTTCTGGGTGATTTGTGTGTTTGGTTATGCTTTatgggaaaatattttgtcGCAGGATAACAAAGCTGACGTCATCCTGAAGTACAATGCAGATGAGGCCAGGAGTCTGAAGGCCTATGGAGAGCTGCCAGAACACGGTGAGAACCAGCAAGACTAGTGGGACCTGTAAAGTGGCCACTCCAGTTTCAGGATTGAGACATTGATGTGCTTCATACCCCCCCATTGATGGCTTTGCAGATCTGAAACGGGCATGTTTTGTTTGAACTTTGATATCTGACTGACTCCTTGGGTCTCTCCCACTCTCAGCCAAAATCAACGAGACGGACACCTTCGGTCCTGGGGATGATGAAGACATCCAGTTCGACGACATTGGCGATGATGACGAGGACATTGATGATGTGAGTGTCCAGTCAGTGGCTTGTGGTGACTTTCTGGGTGTTGGATCCGTTTCGGTCCGAGGAGGCCTGGTGACGTGGAGACAAATGGGTTTCaatgattattttttattttttccctcttGTCTTTTTTCAGATCTAAGGGCTCTCTCTTGTACCTGACGGGATGTTTCCCCTCCGCTCCCAACATCAAGACGTCCAAACAGGACGTCCACGTTCTCCAGCAGAAACCCtgaattcacacacacacacacatacatacacacgcattACATTTCAAGGAGGTTACCTCTTCCTGATACCATGACTGCAGCTACTCACGATCTCATGTTATCTTTTTAATGTGTTGATTGATTTCACTCCGAGTGGAATTTAGTTATACGTACAGAATCTCTGGATTCGCAATAAAAAGATAAACCATTTTATGTTTGGTGTTGCGGTCTGTATCATTGCTGCTGATAGTCGACGCCGCTCTTAATTTTAGACAGGACAAAGATGTTTATTAATTACGAAACACAAATAGCCCCTGatgttgtctgtttgtttttgttttttgtcccCTTTTGGTTTTACGCGTTAGGctgttttttggtttttgtgttttgccGGACTACTGGAGGGCTGTGTCGCAAAGCAACGCTCCGTTTCTTCTGGGAAACGAAGACATTCATTTCCTGCTCTCTTACACTAATTGGTCACCCTATACATTTTTCCATGCCTATTTTTAGTTTATATTTCTAGTAAAATATGTAAGTATTTTTAGGGTATTCCCCATTTTATGACATGCCCCGCCTTCTAAGCTGTGGCCTCGTTCTATCAGAGCGAACCGCTAGTATGGTGTGCCAGTCTGTGGCTGCTCCAGCCAATTCCTCCGTCTTTACTGTTGAGGAGTTGTCTATAGCACATACAGAATAATACCAGGCTAGCTAAATATGACTAAGTTGTCTGTCTTTAACACTTCAGCCAGTTATCTGTTACTCTGAGCTACGATGTACTGTGATGGCTGAAGATAGATTTCCAATAAAGAAATTAATTCCATGGACTTGACATGATCATTTTGGTATCGGATATCCCACAATGCTGCCTCGTAGAAGGCGTGGAACCTGTGCTTATACGTAAGAAGCACTAGGTGGCGCCACTGAGCCATTGAATTGTAGTGTTGTAGGCTGTTAACATTATAACAGAGGCCTTGTGTCCTAAAAGTGATGTTGTTCCAATTGTGGTATTAGAATGTAAAGTTCTTCATTGTGGTTGGTGTGCTATTCACATGCTACCAAGCGAAACAAAGTCCAGCCATAGGCCTAGTGGGTTTGCCAAGACACCCAAAATACTAGCTGTGGTCGAGCTACTCCACGCCCATTTTGGTTCGTTTATTCCTGTGGATGAGTCTGGATCATGGGTACGTCATAGATTGCgaaaatgaaataaactttCTGATTTCTCTCAGAAATCAATGGGTAAGAGAAAATCCAGAATATGTGGATAAGCCAACGTTGAGGAAATCTCCAGGCCTAGAAATTTGATAACATTTGTTACAGGATCCAGTCACTGTTGACTTTGGTTTTGTACGAAAACCCTTACATTGACGTCAACTTAACTGAAATACGTCGGGAACGTAGTGCAGCACAAGATACTAGTAAGAGTCGCCAAGCAATTTATGTGTGGGAGATCTGTGATCTTCTTTCCTCACGTAGCCCTAAGATATTTATTTCGTATTTTCGTATTTCTTCCCTTGTCATTTTCTAAGGACGGCATGCGACGTGTTTTAGCTCAATTATACCGGATTTGACATGAACCATCAATCAGTGCCGCGGTTCTGGTTGGAGTATCTCCACGAGGCCCATTGGTCTCAGCTCACTGCGCTGCAGTGTATCGTCGAGGGACTTGTGTGCGGATTCCATGACCCTTATTAGCCTAAATAAAATTTGAGAGGGGTGACAGTTATGATTGTTCCCACTGTGGAGTAAAGAACAGAAGGCCAAAATATGAAAGAAAGCGATGATTTCATTTTAGAAATTGCATTTGAATTAATTCCAACCCAGCAATTAACTTCGATCGGGAGTTACTGTATATCGCTGTCTAATCCCCCTCTACATTTGCAGCGTGATGGTCCAACCACTGTTGTGGACCACAATAACCTGCCTGAGTAATCTAGGCCATACATACAAAAGTTCATTTCTGGGGCCACCGTTAGGCCCTGTCTGTGATTAGTGCAGACAACAGGTGCGGTAACCATGGGTCAttagggggagggggggcacaGCAACACAATTGTTATAATtaattatctatgaatatagcatcttcctaaattgcatatcatttgtgttaggatttaatttcatgttcattggtccctgccttgctgcttcagactgcgttctgccgattcgagtttaCAGTAGTAGctcataggctaagcgtgaatgtggggctagcccctctctcacaatgcaatgtacattgtatgtgtgaaaatattaatacacatgctcagaatgttagtgtgatcaatgtagatcacacaaatttgatgccaagtggggctgacagctggTAGcaccactacagcgtcattttgtatttcagacctgattggctgtcggtctgtctggcaccaacattagttggtaagaagagcgaggagggtagattgtcttagctagcttgttagcttcacaagcgccagataacttgagaaaatgaataaagtggatttcatactccagcatgggtttgaaactcttaatttggaggagaaacttgaagtaaagcgacttggtgcccatcagccacaggatattgtcatcactcaaactgctggtaaaccacgagtttaacgtggagtggtttttgaagaaaaagtggctaacggttagcatacaatgttttccatgtctgctatttggtggagatggtatttGGTCGAGGAGAGGTTACAAAcgtttgaaacatctttctgagactatgacgctcagctcatcttcaaagggacatccagcactgtacaaaatgaactgtcagactgtatgtatgaagtgtacagggagaatatagccaagcaagtggacgacacataatttgttgccatacaggcagatgagactgatgtctcctgtaaatcacaaatggtggttgtgttgcgatacatgttgcctgacaatacagtgacagagaggtttttggagtttgtgaaagtcaaagataaaactgggctcggcctctctaatagcatcaaggatATGCGGGAACTACTGAAGTTTGGAccaaagctgatcgctcagacatGATGGTGCggatgtaatgagtggaaacgtccgaggggtacagacactaatgaaagagacatacccacatgcccagtttgttcactgctatgctcaccagctgaacctgaccttgcagcaactttgttcagcaaggatgagcatcctgaaggtgttttttacagatttaactgcttttgccgcCTTTTGGTGCTCCAAAatgtgttgcggcacttgctgaggcaacacagagatgcattccaaggccacccgctgtacaatggaactttaaaagtagaactgtcaatgcagtttgggaaaactgagctgcgctgctcctgtgtatggaggacatacgcacacaaccaggatgggatgaggccaccataagggaggcatacggcctgtcaaaaaaactcagggaccgagcctttcGGCAGCTgctagaattttttttcttccttatgccagaagttgatatTTTATacaaacggagcatcgatgcatctgggattagcagtgcgctcacccgtttcaaggagaatgtccagaacatgcggaagcaaactgatgaatgggctgccaccgttcacgatggaacagacgagccaggccgacaagtaaccaacacagcgctggtgatgaaggaggcatgtgacacagtcatctcccaggtggagcagaggttttcacaaagtgaccacctgatcgctgccaagctggttgacagctcgctcttcccacaatttgacctgtcattccctacatctgagtttgactgtgcggtgaaactacaGCCTCTAGGAaatgaggaaaagttgaagtctgagctgaccactctgtaccgccacactgagcttcacactggtaagacggccctgtctctgttaacatccatccatgagaacaacctagaggaggcttttgctgagaccgtcactctgctgaaaatgatcataacaacacctatgacgacatccgagtcagagaggaacttttccaccttcaagagggtaaaaaccttcactcgcaataccatgggacagccgcgacatggcattggccatgttgtccatcgaaagccagctgattcagcagctacatgacttcattcccaaagtcatcgaaaagtttgcccagaggaagaaccgccgtgccacctttctcttcaagtgagccctcagccttggtgagtgaaagcatattttatcatcctgcctttgtggtgctggtctgtgcattggtcatatttttgtgctggatcgattgatatagatggtgacgagtgtcagtgtgtccatgcttatctattaaggttgtagAATAtccatagaatggatctgtatcccttaAAAGTTGTCTTTCTTCTTCGTtatggccttcagtggtgttgagctcattgctgttcgcgagTAGCCCTGTAGGCACATGGGTTCTGAGCTTGTTT
The Esox lucius isolate fEsoLuc1 chromosome 21, fEsoLuc1.pri, whole genome shotgun sequence DNA segment above includes these coding regions:
- the eif1axb gene encoding eukaryotic translation initiation factor 1A, X-chromosomal, whose product is MPKNKGKGGKNRRRGKNENESEKRELVFKEDGQEYAQVIKMLGNGRLEAMCFDGVKRLCHIRGKLRKKVWINTSDIILVGLRDYQDNKADVILKYNADEARSLKAYGELPEHAKINETDTFGPGDDEDIQFDDIGDDDEDIDDI